In one Neobacillus sp. WH10 genomic region, the following are encoded:
- a CDS encoding YwpF-like family protein — translation MKTFKLYSLDVVEDDSSVEVPLIDGLILNKEDDQSTWLLEAYTDLSLYDYFKEISEQNRDIIVEAVITKKENAPAFFQTKICSLLKFEKYISVLFEGHLRRNKSDYSELLLDSLMQKGLEGEELLKEFKEKMKSKPKIKVKNP, via the coding sequence ATGAAAACATTTAAGTTATACTCATTGGATGTGGTGGAAGATGACTCTTCAGTTGAAGTCCCACTAATAGATGGCTTGATTTTAAATAAAGAAGACGACCAATCCACCTGGCTGCTTGAGGCTTATACTGACCTGTCCCTCTATGATTATTTTAAAGAAATTTCCGAGCAAAACCGCGATATTATTGTTGAAGCGGTTATAACAAAGAAGGAGAATGCCCCTGCCTTTTTTCAAACGAAGATTTGCTCGCTGCTTAAATTTGAAAAATATATTAGCGTCTTGTTTGAAGGACATTTGCGCCGTAATAAAAGTGATTATTCCGAGCTTTTACTCGACAGCCTGATGCAAAAAGGGCTTGAAGGAGAAGAACTTCTCAAGGAATTCAAGGAGAAAATGAAAAGCAAGCCGAAGATCAAAGTAAAAAATCCGTAA
- a CDS encoding 3D domain-containing protein — MQLTSKRIILVLLTMMLCASGSMVTYAQTNSDALHNAKQQLEQKNRIVEQKKQEEQSVNKEIENIQQELESIYNEITKNKDEMAKTQAKIDEINQLIEKKKEEIVVLEDKMLGRKDIMKKRAVAMQQNSNVNIIVNLLFEADSISDFIQRASAASTLMDADKEILTAQKEDLKQIEKDKEEIDRQEQILEEGQKALAKQQEDLDQNMQKRQQSLTVMQDKYNQIAQEVALAEQDKAGIESQMKNIQASISSEQASRTSGSGQSSSQDNIGVAIKGKEMYVTATAYTPFDGGTITSAGYDIAANPNMKLIAVDPSVIPMGSKVWVEGYGVAVAGDTGGAIKGHKIDVLKPTKADAYAWGRRTVKIVILE, encoded by the coding sequence ATGCAATTGACAAGCAAGCGTATCATTCTCGTGTTACTTACAATGATGTTATGTGCATCTGGTAGTATGGTTACATATGCACAAACAAACAGTGATGCCCTACATAATGCTAAGCAGCAGCTAGAGCAAAAGAATAGAATAGTAGAGCAAAAGAAACAAGAAGAACAATCTGTTAATAAAGAAATAGAAAATATTCAACAAGAATTAGAATCGATTTACAATGAGATTACTAAGAACAAAGATGAAATGGCAAAAACTCAAGCGAAAATCGATGAAATAAACCAACTCATTGAAAAGAAAAAAGAAGAGATTGTCGTGCTTGAGGACAAAATGCTTGGCCGCAAAGATATTATGAAAAAGCGGGCAGTAGCAATGCAACAAAATAGTAATGTCAATATTATTGTTAACCTATTATTTGAAGCTGACAGTATCTCAGATTTTATTCAACGGGCCAGCGCTGCATCAACACTAATGGATGCGGATAAAGAAATTTTGACAGCGCAAAAGGAAGACCTTAAACAGATTGAAAAAGACAAAGAAGAGATTGACCGTCAAGAACAAATTTTAGAAGAAGGTCAAAAGGCACTTGCTAAACAGCAGGAAGACCTTGATCAAAACATGCAAAAAAGACAGCAATCCTTAACTGTTATGCAAGACAAATATAATCAAATCGCACAGGAAGTCGCACTGGCAGAACAAGATAAAGCCGGCATTGAATCCCAGATGAAAAATATCCAAGCAAGTATCAGCAGTGAGCAGGCATCACGGACATCCGGATCTGGACAATCCTCTTCACAGGATAATATTGGCGTCGCTATAAAAGGGAAAGAGATGTATGTCACTGCAACCGCATACACACCGTTTGATGGTGGTACTATTACGTCAGCAGGCTACGATATTGCAGCCAATCCGAATATGAAGTTAATTGCAGTTGACCCATCCGTTATCCCAATGGGAAGCAAAGTATGGGTAGAAGGCTATGGTGTCGCCGTTGCTGGTGATACAGGCGGTGCAATTAAGGGCCACAAGATTGACGTGTTAAAGCCAACAAAGGCAGACGCGTATGCCTGGGGCAGAAGAACCGTAAAAATTGTCATATTGGAATAG
- a CDS encoding MGMT family protein: MTPFTEAVVEIIQNIPEGKVMTYGQIAGLSGSPRAARQVVRILHSMSQKHRLPWHRVINAKGQIALQEDESYNEQWMSLEAEGVQVGLNGVIDLEKYQWHP; the protein is encoded by the coding sequence ATGACACCTTTTACAGAAGCTGTGGTTGAAATCATTCAAAATATACCTGAAGGAAAGGTCATGACCTATGGCCAGATCGCCGGGCTCTCCGGAAGTCCTCGAGCTGCAAGGCAGGTCGTGCGCATCCTCCATTCTATGAGCCAGAAGCATCGCCTTCCTTGGCACCGGGTCATCAACGCAAAGGGTCAAATTGCCCTCCAGGAAGACGAATCCTACAATGAGCAGTGGATGTCACTAGAAGCGGAAGGTGTTCAGGTAGGGTTGAACGGAGTGATTGATTTAGAGAAATATCAGTGGCATCCTTAA
- the ssb gene encoding single-stranded DNA-binding protein, protein MINQVTLVGRLTRDPELKKTTEGTAVAHITLAVNRHFRNHNGEFEADFVLCTLWRKAAENTCQYCRKGSVIGITGRLQTRHYESKEGKRVYVTEVIAESVRFLGAKPHDVLPEQKKEEMPIGN, encoded by the coding sequence ATGATCAATCAGGTAACTCTTGTGGGTCGGTTGACTCGGGATCCGGAATTAAAAAAGACAACAGAAGGGACGGCTGTGGCACACATAACGTTGGCGGTGAATCGCCACTTTCGCAACCATAATGGTGAATTTGAGGCCGATTTTGTGCTTTGTACACTTTGGCGAAAGGCTGCGGAGAATACGTGTCAGTACTGTCGAAAAGGTTCGGTTATTGGGATTACGGGCAGACTGCAAACCCGCCATTACGAGAGCAAAGAGGGTAAAAGGGTGTACGTTACAGAGGTGATCGCTGAATCGGTCCGCTTCCTAGGTGCCAAGCCGCACGATGTTTTGCCTGAGCAAAAGAAGGAGGAAATGCCAATTGGAAATTAA
- the fabZ gene encoding 3-hydroxyacyl-ACP dehydratase FabZ: protein MLDINQIKEIIPHRYPFLLVDRILEVEEGKRAVGIKNVSANEEFFNGHFPDYPVMPGVLIVEALAQVGAVAVLKKEENRGRLAFFAGIDNCRFKKQVKPGDQLRLEVEMVRLRGPIGKGKAVATVDGEVACEAEITFALGEKKE, encoded by the coding sequence ATGCTTGATATCAATCAAATTAAAGAAATTATTCCCCATCGCTATCCATTTTTGTTGGTAGACCGCATTTTGGAAGTGGAAGAAGGAAAAAGAGCCGTCGGCATTAAAAATGTTTCCGCCAACGAGGAATTTTTCAATGGGCATTTTCCAGATTATCCTGTGATGCCTGGTGTTTTAATCGTGGAAGCACTTGCTCAGGTCGGGGCTGTCGCCGTTTTGAAAAAAGAAGAAAACCGCGGCCGCTTAGCATTTTTTGCAGGAATCGACAATTGCCGTTTTAAAAAGCAGGTGAAGCCTGGCGATCAGCTTCGCCTTGAGGTAGAAATGGTACGGCTCCGCGGTCCAATTGGAAAAGGAAAAGCCGTTGCGACTGTTGACGGCGAGGTGGCCTGCGAAGCAGAAATTACCTTTGCATTAGGGGAAAAAAAGGAATAA
- the spoIIID gene encoding sporulation transcriptional regulator SpoIIID encodes MHDYIKERTIKIGKYIVETRKTVRVIAKEFGVSKSTVHKDLTERLPEINPDLANEVKEILDYHKSIRHLRGGEATKMKYQKEEKEGEAVK; translated from the coding sequence GTGCACGATTACATCAAAGAGAGAACTATCAAGATTGGAAAGTATATCGTGGAGACGAGGAAAACGGTTCGCGTGATTGCGAAGGAGTTTGGCGTATCCAAAAGTACGGTCCATAAGGATTTGACAGAGAGGCTTCCTGAAATTAATCCAGATCTGGCAAACGAGGTAAAGGAAATTCTAGATTATCATAAATCGATCCGTCACCTCAGGGGTGGAGAGGCGACAAAAATGAAATATCAAAAAGAAGAAAAGGAGGGTGAGGCTGTTAAATAA
- a CDS encoding DEAD/DEAH box helicase — protein sequence MLKTRFMKLLTTKLEDGRYLLTAQEEHGYEMQPSMWKNLVFSSHEESFFGTLLETETLNGVEGIVMSGWQLVSLFAKESFNRFIEWDWNDQSEICLAAAHSLYEGILEKDWLPDFSVWEHGEFRWKLPERVKDEFDPSFWEQKVADESGSMDSEPVDGLNRSRSEGLEVVNDESGEFPDDNLGTTKSYISDLFNSALDAYLTRNSAMKELFGPKLDLLKKQDISGSELARYFDEESWLEWVGIKESDTPFTIGLRLDEPVDGEGAWSLDVFLRGKKNVEEIVDLEDATKIPAKWRPFLEKVDRELSRWVRLIPWLGEDLGDKANLAYENRLKTHLTEEEAWMFLTEASETLLALDVEILLPSWWQAMKNANLKVKASLKGTSSHRPSFVGLQAMLDFNWRFSMNGVDLSEEEFGKLVEEKRRLVFIRGRWVKLDPQFIRQIQDLMKRAEKEGLHVRDLLEQELVESEATEDELENPKAFAKIQIELNRQWKQMVKQLSEVHEIPMEPVPDGLNGELRPYQQLGMSWLWFLRQHGFGACLADDMGLGKTVQLISYLLKVKDEVVPDTVNTINTLQSKEKVPDTINTIPRKKTDGDVAAGPAKVKVPTRAALIICPTSVLGNWQKELERFAPELKVYLHYGSNRLKEEAFSDKVQAADVVLTSYGLSHLDSEEFESLIWSTIAIDEAQNIKNAQTKQSRAVRRLRGRHHIALTGTPMENRLSELWSIFDFTNHGYLGSMGQFQKKFVIPIEKDEKKEKVQQLQSLIRPFLLRRTKKDEEVALNLPDKLEQKEYCPLTAEQASLYEQLIHDTFAEIEKLSGFERKGLILQMLSRLKQLCNHPALYLKERTAGRVLLERSNKMEKLVELVDAVLEQGESCLIFTQYIEMGEMIRSTLKKKFGVEVPFLNGSVPKTQRDGMIERFQNGEFPVFLLSLKAGGTGLNLTAANHVIHYDRWWNPAVENQATDRAYRIGQSRFVHVHKLICTGTLEEKIDAMLEKKQFLNDQIITSENWITELSTDELKDLVYLG from the coding sequence ATGCTGAAAACTAGGTTTATGAAATTGCTGACAACTAAATTAGAGGATGGCCGTTATCTACTGACGGCCCAGGAGGAACATGGTTACGAGATGCAACCTTCCATGTGGAAGAACCTCGTTTTTAGCAGCCATGAGGAAAGCTTCTTCGGAACGCTTCTTGAGACGGAAACGTTGAACGGGGTCGAAGGCATTGTTATGAGCGGCTGGCAGCTGGTTTCCCTTTTTGCCAAAGAGTCGTTCAACCGCTTTATTGAATGGGACTGGAACGATCAATCCGAGATTTGTCTTGCGGCCGCCCATTCGCTTTATGAAGGGATTTTAGAAAAAGACTGGCTGCCAGACTTTTCGGTGTGGGAGCACGGCGAGTTCCGCTGGAAGCTTCCGGAACGGGTGAAGGATGAATTTGATCCGTCTTTTTGGGAACAAAAGGTTGCAGATGAGTCTGGATCTATGGACTCTGAACCCGTCGATGGCCTTAATCGATCCCGATCTGAAGGTCTTGAAGTCGTAAATGACGAGTCCGGTGAGTTCCCAGATGATAATCTTGGCACGACTAAAAGCTACATTTCCGATTTATTTAACAGTGCCCTTGATGCCTATTTAACGAGGAATTCAGCGATGAAAGAGCTGTTCGGACCAAAGCTTGATTTGTTGAAAAAGCAAGATATCTCCGGCAGCGAGCTTGCCCGTTATTTTGATGAAGAAAGCTGGCTTGAGTGGGTCGGAATTAAGGAAAGTGATACACCATTTACGATCGGGCTACGGCTGGATGAACCTGTTGATGGTGAGGGTGCATGGAGCCTGGATGTATTTTTACGAGGGAAGAAAAATGTTGAGGAGATTGTTGATCTCGAAGATGCCACGAAGATCCCTGCGAAGTGGCGGCCATTTTTAGAAAAAGTGGATCGTGAACTTAGTCGCTGGGTACGATTGATTCCATGGCTGGGCGAGGACCTAGGTGATAAAGCGAATTTGGCCTATGAGAACCGCCTCAAAACCCATCTTACCGAGGAAGAAGCGTGGATGTTTTTAACCGAGGCCAGTGAGACTTTATTGGCCTTGGATGTAGAAATCCTCCTCCCTTCTTGGTGGCAGGCTATGAAAAATGCTAACTTGAAGGTCAAGGCGTCGCTGAAAGGGACGTCGAGCCACCGTCCGTCGTTCGTCGGGCTACAGGCGATGCTTGATTTCAACTGGCGTTTTTCGATGAACGGTGTCGACTTGTCCGAAGAGGAGTTTGGCAAGCTTGTCGAGGAAAAGCGGCGGCTTGTCTTTATTCGCGGCCGCTGGGTGAAGCTCGATCCGCAGTTTATTCGCCAAATTCAGGATTTGATGAAACGTGCCGAAAAAGAGGGCTTACATGTCCGCGATTTGCTTGAGCAGGAGCTGGTGGAATCGGAGGCGACTGAGGATGAGCTTGAAAATCCGAAGGCGTTTGCGAAAATTCAAATCGAATTGAACCGCCAATGGAAGCAGATGGTCAAGCAACTGTCGGAGGTTCACGAAATACCGATGGAGCCTGTTCCAGACGGTCTGAACGGAGAGCTCCGCCCCTACCAGCAGCTCGGCATGAGTTGGCTTTGGTTTTTACGTCAGCACGGCTTTGGTGCCTGTCTCGCCGACGACATGGGTCTCGGCAAAACCGTCCAGCTTATTTCTTATCTGCTAAAGGTAAAGGATGAAGTGGTGCCTGACACCGTTAATACTATTAACACGCTTCAGAGCAAAGAAAAGGTGCCTGACACCATTAACACTATCCCGCGTAAAAAAACTGATGGGGATGTGGCGGCAGGTCCCGCTAAGGTGAAGGTTCCGACGAGGGCGGCGCTGATTATCTGTCCGACATCTGTGCTTGGGAACTGGCAGAAGGAGCTAGAGCGCTTTGCTCCAGAGTTGAAGGTGTATTTACATTACGGTTCAAACCGCCTGAAGGAGGAGGCTTTTTCCGACAAAGTTCAAGCTGCAGATGTAGTGTTGACTTCGTACGGATTGAGCCACTTAGATTCCGAGGAGTTCGAATCGCTCATTTGGAGTACGATTGCAATTGATGAAGCGCAGAACATTAAGAACGCACAGACGAAGCAATCGAGGGCAGTGCGCAGACTGCGTGGCCGCCACCATATTGCCTTGACGGGAACACCAATGGAAAATCGCCTATCCGAGCTCTGGTCGATTTTTGATTTTACCAATCATGGTTATCTTGGCAGCATGGGGCAATTCCAGAAGAAGTTTGTCATTCCGATTGAAAAGGATGAGAAAAAGGAAAAAGTACAGCAGTTACAATCGTTGATTCGCCCATTTTTACTGCGACGGACAAAAAAGGATGAAGAGGTTGCCCTCAACCTCCCTGATAAGCTAGAGCAAAAGGAGTATTGCCCGCTTACAGCTGAACAAGCGTCGCTGTACGAGCAGCTCATTCATGATACGTTTGCGGAGATTGAAAAATTGTCGGGTTTCGAACGTAAGGGGTTAATTTTACAAATGTTAAGCCGTTTGAAGCAGCTGTGCAACCACCCTGCACTTTATTTAAAAGAGCGGACAGCAGGGCGAGTGCTTCTTGAGCGATCTAATAAAATGGAGAAGCTTGTCGAGCTGGTAGATGCAGTTTTGGAGCAAGGCGAAAGCTGTCTGATTTTCACGCAATATATCGAGATGGGCGAAATGATTCGATCTACATTGAAGAAGAAATTTGGGGTCGAGGTGCCGTTTTTAAATGGAAGTGTGCCAAAGACGCAGCGTGATGGAATGATTGAGCGGTTCCAGAACGGCGAGTTCCCTGTGTTCCTGCTGTCATTGAAAGCGGGCGGAACCGGTTTGAATTTGACAGCGGCGAATCATGTCATCCACTACGACCGCTGGTGGAATCCTGCAGTTGAGAATCAGGCCACTGACCGCGCTTATCGGATTGGGCAATCTAGGTTTGTGCACGTGCACAAGCTAATTTGCACAGGGACGCTCGAGGAGAAAATCGACGCCATGCTCGAGAAAAAACAATTCCTCAACGATCAAATCATAACAAGCGAAAACTGGATCACCGAACTATCAACCGACGAGCTCAAGGATTTAGTATATTTAGGATGA
- a CDS encoding DNA-directed RNA polymerase subunit beta yields the protein MSVNNLNQQQARTREEYKKAKHDTEKKSKDAKKPVKVDSVDAEGGKNKRIRIRLIPIWLRLLILVVLIFVSLVAGAAVGYGMLGEGKVADIFKSSTWTHIRDIVEKK from the coding sequence ATGTCTGTAAATAATCTGAACCAGCAACAAGCAAGAACGAGAGAAGAATATAAAAAGGCGAAGCACGATACGGAGAAAAAGAGTAAGGACGCAAAGAAACCGGTTAAAGTGGATTCGGTAGATGCCGAAGGAGGCAAAAACAAGCGGATACGGATTCGCTTGATTCCAATTTGGCTTCGTCTTCTTATTTTGGTTGTCTTAATCTTTGTCAGCCTCGTGGCGGGTGCAGCTGTAGGGTACGGAATGCTTGGCGAAGGGAAAGTAGCAGATATTTTTAAATCGTCAACCTGGACACATATTCGGGATATAGTCGAGAAGAAATAA
- a CDS encoding penicillin-binding transpeptidase domain-containing protein — protein MKKLVAIMFLLVAFTLVGCSKEPTPEERFSDYIALWNKQKFDKMYDYLSKDAKQNITKEEFTNRYKKIYEDLQITDLKIDFKKPKKDKEAKEQVHYSFTAKMNSVAGTIQFTHKAKLQEEERDDKKNWYVDWNTEYIFPKLKEGDTIGLSTVTPKRGEILDRNGNGLAVNGQVYEVGVVAGKADEAVLEPLSALLKMSKEQINKALSASWVKPGMFVPLKKVPMDDKERISQLVALEPVQTRKVGARIYPYGQAAAQLVGYVGAITEDELAKRKEKGYTSRDVIGKRGLEQVLDEQLKGTSGVKIVIKKKAGADGAASEEVVLAEKPVADGKDVKLTIDADVQASVFEELAGEAGTVAAMNPVTGETLALVSSPSFDPNQAALGFSAEEWKALQEDKQQPLTTRFKQAYAPGSVLKPLTAAVGLANGAIKPSEAVPILGAQWQKDKSWGGYFVTRVHAGTDSVDLEKALVLSDNIYFAQAALKIGKDAFVDGLKKFGFDEELGYTFPLEKSVTGSLDNDIALADSGYGQGQIQMSIVHLLSSYTPFVSVNGGNMIKPVLLADEKQGQVLKEAVVSAEHAGLIAADLRKVVGDASGTAHAAEMADYPLAGKTGTAEIKQKQGETGVENGWFIAYNTNEPSLMVAMMVENVQGRGGSGIPVKLVKNIFTKIK, from the coding sequence ATAGCACTTTGGAACAAGCAAAAGTTTGATAAGATGTATGATTACCTTTCAAAAGATGCAAAACAAAACATCACCAAAGAAGAATTTACTAACCGCTATAAAAAAATATACGAAGACCTGCAGATTACTGACCTCAAGATTGACTTCAAAAAGCCAAAAAAGGATAAGGAAGCAAAGGAGCAAGTCCACTATTCTTTTACCGCAAAAATGAACAGCGTTGCAGGAACTATTCAATTTACCCATAAAGCTAAATTGCAAGAGGAAGAAAGAGACGATAAAAAGAACTGGTATGTAGACTGGAATACGGAATATATTTTTCCAAAATTAAAGGAAGGCGACACGATTGGCTTGAGCACGGTTACGCCGAAACGGGGGGAGATCCTTGACCGAAATGGTAACGGGCTGGCGGTGAATGGCCAGGTGTATGAGGTAGGTGTGGTTGCCGGGAAGGCGGATGAGGCAGTTTTGGAGCCGCTCTCTGCTCTGTTGAAGATGTCGAAGGAGCAGATTAATAAGGCGCTCAGTGCAAGCTGGGTAAAGCCGGGGATGTTTGTGCCGTTGAAGAAGGTTCCGATGGATGATAAAGAGCGGATTTCCCAGCTGGTGGCGCTTGAGCCTGTACAGACGCGTAAGGTGGGGGCGAGGATTTACCCGTACGGTCAGGCAGCGGCACAGCTTGTGGGCTATGTCGGTGCGATTACGGAGGACGAGCTTGCGAAGCGAAAGGAAAAGGGCTACACGAGTCGGGATGTGATTGGAAAGCGAGGGCTTGAGCAGGTGCTGGATGAGCAGCTGAAGGGCACGAGCGGAGTGAAAATTGTCATCAAGAAGAAGGCGGGAGCTGATGGCGCGGCATCGGAGGAAGTAGTGCTTGCGGAAAAACCGGTGGCCGATGGGAAGGACGTAAAGCTGACGATTGACGCCGATGTGCAGGCGTCGGTGTTTGAGGAGCTTGCTGGTGAGGCCGGGACGGTGGCAGCGATGAATCCTGTGACCGGTGAGACGCTGGCGCTTGTCAGCAGCCCGTCGTTTGACCCGAATCAGGCGGCGCTTGGATTTTCTGCAGAAGAGTGGAAGGCCTTGCAGGAGGATAAGCAGCAGCCTTTGACGACAAGGTTTAAACAGGCCTATGCGCCAGGCTCGGTGTTGAAGCCGTTAACTGCTGCTGTGGGACTGGCGAATGGAGCGATTAAACCTAGTGAGGCGGTGCCAATCCTCGGGGCGCAATGGCAAAAGGATAAGTCGTGGGGCGGCTACTTTGTGACCAGGGTGCATGCGGGGACCGACTCGGTGGATTTGGAGAAAGCCCTCGTGCTTTCTGACAATATTTATTTTGCCCAGGCCGCGTTGAAAATAGGGAAAGATGCATTTGTAGATGGCCTGAAGAAGTTCGGCTTTGATGAGGAGCTTGGGTATACGTTTCCACTTGAGAAATCGGTGACAGGTTCCCTCGACAATGACATTGCACTCGCAGATTCGGGCTACGGGCAAGGGCAGATCCAAATGAGTATTGTTCACTTGCTCTCGTCCTATACGCCGTTTGTGAGTGTCAATGGCGGGAATATGATCAAGCCGGTTCTATTGGCGGACGAAAAGCAGGGTCAGGTGCTGAAGGAAGCGGTGGTCTCGGCTGAACATGCCGGATTGATTGCAGCGGATTTACGGAAGGTTGTGGGCGACGCGAGCGGGACGGCCCATGCAGCTGAAATGGCCGATTATCCTTTAGCGGGCAAGACAGGCACGGCCGAGATCAAACAAAAGCAGGGCGAAACTGGGGTCGAAAATGGCTGGTTCATCGCCTACAACACGAATGAGCCGAGTCTGATGGTCGCTATGATGGTGGAAAACGTCCAAGGCCGCGGCGGCTCTGGAATCCCAGTAAAACTAGTCAAAAACATCTTTACAAAAATAAAATAG
- a CDS encoding rod shape-determining protein — MFARDIGIDLGTANVLIHVKGRGIVLNEPSVVAIDKNTNRVLAVGEEARRMVGRTPGNIVAIRPLKDGVIADFDVTEAMLKHFINKLNVKGFLSKPRILICCPTNITSVEQKAIKEAAEKSGGKKVYLEEEPKVAAIGAGMDIFQPSGNMVVDIGGGTTDVAVLSMGDIVTSSSFKMAGDKFDMEILSYIKREYKLLIGERTAENIKINIGTVFPGSRSEEMEIRGRDMVSGLPRTITVRSEEIEGALRESVAVIVQAAKSVLERTPPELSADIIDRGVILTGGGALLHGIDMLLADELKVPVLVAENPMDCVAIGTGIMLDNIDRIPNRKLG; from the coding sequence ATGTTTGCAAGGGATATTGGAATTGATTTAGGAACGGCTAACGTACTGATTCACGTAAAAGGCCGTGGAATTGTGTTGAATGAACCTTCCGTTGTGGCAATAGACAAAAATACGAACCGTGTTCTAGCTGTAGGTGAGGAAGCTCGCCGCATGGTCGGACGTACACCAGGGAACATCGTCGCAATCCGCCCGTTGAAAGATGGCGTGATCGCAGACTTTGATGTAACAGAAGCAATGTTAAAGCATTTTATTAATAAGTTAAACGTTAAGGGCTTTTTATCAAAACCGCGTATTTTGATCTGCTGCCCAACGAACATCACGAGCGTTGAGCAAAAGGCAATCAAGGAAGCTGCAGAAAAGAGTGGCGGTAAAAAGGTTTATCTAGAAGAGGAGCCTAAAGTGGCGGCAATTGGCGCCGGTATGGACATATTCCAGCCAAGCGGTAACATGGTAGTGGACATCGGGGGAGGAACGACAGATGTTGCAGTGCTTTCAATGGGCGATATTGTAACTTCTTCCTCTTTCAAAATGGCCGGCGACAAGTTCGACATGGAGATCCTCAGCTACATCAAGCGCGAGTACAAGCTGTTGATCGGTGAACGCACGGCTGAAAATATTAAAATCAACATCGGTACGGTATTCCCAGGGTCCCGTTCAGAGGAAATGGAAATCCGAGGCCGTGATATGGTTAGCGGTCTGCCGCGTACAATTACCGTTCGTTCTGAGGAAATCGAGGGTGCTTTGCGCGAATCGGTTGCCGTAATCGTTCAAGCTGCAAAAAGTGTTCTTGAGCGTACTCCTCCAGAGCTTTCTGCCGACATCATCGACCGCGGTGTGATTTTAACCGGCGGTGGAGCATTGCTGCACGGCATCGACATGCTGCTTGCTGACGAGCTTAAGGTACCTGTATTGGTTGCGGAAAACCCAATGGATTGCGTAGCGATCGGTACTGGTATCATGCTTGATAACATCGATAGAATTCCAAATCGGAAGTTAGGATAA
- a CDS encoding methyltransferase domain-containing protein, which produces MNDHWNAHLYDEKHSFVSHFGEDLVRLLAPQKGERILDLGCGTGDIADKLNQLGINVIGIDQSDH; this is translated from the coding sequence ATGAATGATCATTGGAATGCCCATTTATATGACGAAAAGCACTCATTTGTTTCGCACTTTGGTGAAGATTTAGTCCGATTGTTAGCGCCTCAGAAAGGTGAAAGAATTCTTGACCTCGGTTGTGGAACAGGGGATATTGCTGACAAACTAAATCAATTAGGAATCAATGTTATCGGAATTGATCAATCAGACCATTAA